A window of Clavibacter michiganensis contains these coding sequences:
- a CDS encoding MarR family winged helix-turn-helix transcriptional regulator, which translates to MTGTESCPPADETAPPARIADELVCFSLYTASRSTTQAYRALLAPWGLTYPQYLVLVLLWSGDDRTVTELGQQLDLDSGTLSPLLARMEEAGFIARRRISADQRVVTVSLAERGRTVRAELAHVPAAIIRGMGLDLDRARQLLATLHLLTAGMQEATADALAHPATRPAEASARTRTP; encoded by the coding sequence CGCCCCCCGCGCGCATCGCCGACGAGCTCGTCTGCTTCTCGCTCTACACGGCGTCGCGATCCACGACCCAGGCGTACCGCGCGCTCCTCGCGCCGTGGGGCCTCACCTACCCGCAGTACCTCGTGCTCGTGCTGCTGTGGTCCGGCGACGACCGGACGGTCACCGAGCTCGGGCAGCAGCTCGACCTCGACTCGGGCACGCTGTCGCCGCTGCTCGCGCGGATGGAGGAGGCCGGCTTCATCGCCCGCCGCCGCATCTCCGCCGACCAGCGCGTCGTCACCGTCTCGCTCGCCGAGCGCGGCCGCACCGTGCGGGCCGAGCTCGCGCACGTGCCCGCGGCCATCATCCGCGGCATGGGCCTCGACCTCGATCGTGCGCGCCAGCTGCTCGCCACCCTGCACCTGCTGACCGCGGGGATGCAGGAGGCCACGGCGGATGCGCTCGCGCACCCGGCGACCCGGCCGGCCGAGGCGTCGGCGCGCACCCGCACCCCCTGA